One Oreochromis niloticus isolate F11D_XX linkage group LG16, O_niloticus_UMD_NMBU, whole genome shotgun sequence genomic window carries:
- the LOC100694628 gene encoding HRAS-like suppressor 2: MNYQQQIDNIVSTAKFGDLIEFSYPLGYSHWAVYDDDGHVIHFAVADEKQLMTTVRTYLQKIMPVCGDLLLGETKIRRVPVGEVNVPHGAHALVSNNRHAFTPSAPEDMRLRRDALLNQSLPYNLFTLNCEHFATFIRYGKAVCNQIPAKPKNEECTGATTVFKDIVNSKQTD, translated from the exons ATGAATTATCAACAGCAG ATTGATAACATCGTGTCCACTGCCAAATTTGGAGACTTGATTGAATTTTCCTACCCACTTGGATATTCGCACTGGGCCGTCTATGATGACGATGGACATGTAATCCATTTTGCGGTTGCAG atgaGAAGCAACTAATGACAACTGTTCGTACTTATCTGCAAAAAATCATGCCAGTATGTGGGGACCTTCTCCTTGGAGAAACCAAGATTCGCAGAGTCCCTGTTGGTGAGGTCAATGTCCCACATGGAGCCCATGCGTTGGTCAGTAACAATCGCCATGCCTTCACACCTTCAGCACCTGAGGATATGAGGCTACGCCGTGACGCCCTTCTCAATCAATCCCTTCCATATAACCTTTTTACTCTTAACTGCGAGCACTTTGCCACTTTCATACGCTACGGGAAAGCTGTGTGCAACCAG ATCCCTGCAAAACCCAAGAATGAAGAGTGCACAGGAGCAACTACAGTTTTCAAAGACATTGTCAACTCAAAGCAAACTGATTAG